From one Candidatus Hydrogenedentota bacterium genomic stretch:
- the dinB gene encoding DNA polymerase IV — protein MERRILHIDMDAFFASVEQVLNPELQGKPLIIGGDKDDVRGVVSTASYEARKYGVHSAMPLAQAKRLCPHGIFMRGNFERYREASEKVGAILDTVSPLVEAASIDEAYVDVSGSQHLFGGDDAIAAYIKRRIREETGLPCTIAISSNKLVSKIAADKAKPDGYLRIATGDEAAFLRPLPLGKLPGVGPKTRETLELLGVTTVGALVDLPLATLMGVFGPAAYGLQRAALGISTSPVEPESIPKSISRETTFEQDLLDWEQVERVLVYLTERAAYALREHGMETRCVTLKVRYADFKTNTFAHTLREPTCLDTDIVEVLHTLVPKAKERRARIRLIGVALTSLTYNQHQLRLFGGKRSEKWERVLEGVDHIRDKHGFESIRTAKSMTLGKKVKLATPSLSR, from the coding sequence ATGGAACGCCGCATTCTACACATTGATATGGATGCCTTCTTCGCCTCGGTGGAGCAGGTGTTGAACCCGGAGCTTCAGGGGAAGCCGCTGATCATTGGTGGAGACAAGGATGACGTCAGGGGGGTGGTATCGACGGCGTCGTACGAGGCGCGAAAGTACGGAGTCCATTCCGCGATGCCGCTGGCGCAGGCGAAACGGCTGTGTCCTCACGGGATCTTTATGCGGGGAAACTTCGAACGCTACCGGGAGGCTTCGGAGAAGGTGGGAGCCATCCTCGATACGGTGTCGCCCCTGGTGGAGGCGGCGTCGATCGACGAAGCCTACGTGGACGTATCGGGGTCGCAGCATTTGTTCGGAGGCGACGACGCGATAGCGGCGTACATCAAACGGCGGATTCGGGAAGAGACGGGGCTGCCGTGTACCATCGCGATTAGTTCGAACAAGCTGGTTTCGAAGATTGCCGCGGACAAGGCCAAACCGGACGGGTATCTACGCATTGCGACGGGAGACGAGGCGGCGTTTCTGCGGCCATTGCCGTTGGGAAAGCTGCCGGGGGTCGGCCCGAAGACACGCGAGACGCTGGAACTGTTGGGGGTGACGACCGTCGGCGCGCTGGTGGATCTGCCGTTGGCGACGTTGATGGGGGTGTTTGGTCCGGCGGCCTATGGATTGCAGCGCGCGGCGCTGGGGATCTCCACGTCGCCGGTCGAACCGGAATCGATCCCGAAGTCCATCAGCCGCGAGACGACCTTCGAACAGGACCTGCTGGATTGGGAGCAGGTCGAGCGGGTGCTGGTCTATCTGACGGAACGCGCGGCGTACGCCCTGCGCGAACACGGCATGGAAACGCGTTGCGTGACCTTAAAAGTGCGGTACGCCGACTTCAAGACCAATACCTTCGCGCACACCCTGCGCGAGCCGACCTGCCTCGATACCGATATCGTCGAGGTGTTGCACACCCTCGTGCCCAAAGCCAAGGAACGCCGCGCGCGCATACGCCTTATCGGCGTCGCGCTGACCTCGCTCACCTACAACCAACACCAACTACGCCTGTTCGGCGGGAAACGCTCCGAGAAATGGGAACGCGTCCTCGAAGGCGTCGACCATATCCGCGACAAACACGGTTTCGAAAGTATCCGCACGGCCAAATCCATGACATTGGGGAAAAAGGTCAAGCTGGCCACGCCGTCGCTGTCGCGGTAG